The following coding sequences lie in one Mycoplasma crocodyli MP145 genomic window:
- the tyrS gene encoding tyrosine--tRNA ligase, translated as MNILDDLKARGILNNISNEEKFLSLKGEPRVYSGFDPTAKSLHLGNYIVILNLLRFKKYGFKPYALIGGATGMIGDPSFKDSERSLLDEKTVLENKTKIRRQLEKFGLQVVDNYDFYKNMSVLDFLRNVGKLLNVSYMLAKDSVASRIERGLSFTEFSYQLIQGYDFYKLNVDEQVEVQCGGSDQWGNLTAGLEIINKLKSENKAVAVALNLLTDSSGNKFGKSTGGGSLWLDKEMNSPYNLYQFLLNQPDSEVEKLLKWLTLIDINEINKIINKHNENAKLHYAQEVLAFTVVSDVHSKNDAEKAKKLTSILFDKNLDVNTLTIDDIEIMKDGVELIEIKKGQNLVDELIRIKVVSSKREAREFITTNSLKLNQEPVNDQTLVHSKLFSNKFAIIHKGKKQLYLAKIIN; from the coding sequence ATGAATATATTAGATGATTTAAAAGCAAGAGGTATTTTAAATAATATTTCAAATGAAGAAAAGTTTTTATCGTTAAAGGGTGAACCAAGAGTTTATTCTGGATTTGATCCAACAGCAAAGTCTTTGCATTTAGGAAACTATATAGTTATTTTAAATTTATTAAGATTTAAAAAATACGGTTTTAAACCTTATGCTTTAATAGGTGGAGCAACCGGAATGATTGGTGATCCTTCATTTAAAGATTCTGAAAGAAGTTTATTAGATGAAAAAACAGTGCTTGAAAATAAAACAAAAATAAGAAGACAACTCGAGAAGTTTGGACTTCAAGTAGTTGATAATTATGATTTTTATAAAAACATGTCAGTGCTTGATTTTCTTAGAAATGTTGGTAAATTGCTTAATGTTTCTTATATGTTGGCCAAGGATTCAGTAGCTTCAAGGATTGAAAGAGGTCTTAGTTTTACTGAGTTTTCTTATCAACTTATTCAAGGTTATGACTTTTACAAATTAAATGTTGATGAGCAAGTTGAAGTTCAATGTGGTGGTTCGGACCAATGAGGAAACTTAACAGCAGGACTTGAAATAATAAATAAATTAAAAAGTGAAAACAAGGCTGTTGCAGTAGCCTTAAACTTACTTACAGATAGTTCAGGAAACAAATTTGGTAAATCAACAGGTGGAGGAAGTTTGTGATTAGACAAAGAAATGAATTCACCTTATAACTTATATCAATTCCTTTTAAATCAACCTGATTCTGAGGTTGAAAAATTATTGAAATGATTAACATTAATCGATATAAATGAAATTAATAAAATAATTAATAAGCATAATGAAAATGCTAAATTACACTATGCACAAGAGGTATTAGCTTTTACTGTGGTTTCTGATGTTCACTCAAAAAACGATGCTGAAAAAGCAAAAAAATTAACAAGTATTCTATTCGATAAAAATCTTGATGTTAATACATTAACAATAGATGATATTGAAATAATGAAGGACGGTGTAGAACTTATTGAAATTAAAAAAGGTCAAAATCTTGTTGATGAATTAATTAGAATTAAAGTTGTTTCTTCAAAAAGAGAAGCAAGAGAATTCATAACAACAAACTCTTTAAAATTAAATCAAGAACCAGTCAATGATCAAACGCTTGTCCATTCAAAACTGTTTTCAAATAAATTTGCAATAATCCATAAAGGGAAAAAACAATTATACTTAGCAAAAATTATAAATTAA
- the tapR gene encoding TyrS-associated PheT N-terminal domain-related protein TapR, translated as MIIQHTLINNFDNTTIVSVDEKIKIEQELKYENFVVFCDNNFQVHSINLFNTNKLNVNFKNNFSSVNQEDFQKIMGILLSKNSKFKFQNKTKFIYAKVLKRTIHPKSEKLFVLDLLINVHTNEVIQLVTNTLDSTEGKVLVCALPGSKVFTGMVVDEGVLIGVKSFGMLSGYETLGIKKEGLIFGKENQIGLEFEL; from the coding sequence ATGATTATCCAACATACATTAATAAATAATTTCGACAATACAACTATTGTGTCGGTCGACGAAAAAATAAAGATAGAGCAAGAGCTTAAATATGAAAATTTTGTGGTTTTTTGTGACAATAATTTTCAAGTTCATTCAATAAATTTATTTAATACAAACAAGTTAAATGTTAATTTTAAAAATAATTTTAGTTCTGTTAATCAAGAAGATTTTCAAAAAATAATGGGTATATTATTATCAAAAAATTCCAAATTTAAATTTCAAAACAAAACTAAGTTTATATATGCAAAAGTATTAAAAAGAACTATACACCCAAAAAGCGAAAAACTTTTTGTTTTGGATTTATTAATAAATGTACATACAAATGAAGTTATTCAATTAGTAACAAATACTTTAGATTCAACAGAAGGAAAGGTTCTTGTTTGTGCCTTGCCTGGTTCAAAAGTTTTTACAGGAATGGTTGTTGATGAAGGTGTTTTAATTGGTGTTAAAAGTTTTGGAATGTTAAGTGGGTATGAGACACTTGGAATTAAAAAAGAAGGTTTGATTTTTGGTAAAGAAAATCAAATCGGTTTAGAATTTGAACTATAG
- a CDS encoding DegV family protein — MKKLAIVVDSSCGLTKDEVEKLGWYFIPIHIEIDNKLYDDGININSNNLFDIFGPNSDKAKTSSTKLGIVIDLIEKLQKEYENILIYPISMHLSGQFQALKVLEKDYSNLHIVKSLNISQLIVLELLEFEKKLNEGGNLQELLLSLDQPKKQSISLMPKYNDFLVKGGRLSPGAATLAKLFKIIPIIKFEEGKLLKEGKGRVFMKTVLNILKEKHDALVKNKHVKEFELILLHSNNSEIDFIEEEATKIYNQKPKILKIPSTVSIHTGPEAIVIITLPYKSNVLDKLY; from the coding sequence ATGAAAAAATTAGCAATAGTAGTAGATTCGTCTTGTGGTTTAACAAAGGATGAAGTAGAAAAATTAGGATGATATTTTATTCCTATTCACATAGAAATAGATAACAAGTTATATGATGATGGAATCAATATTAACTCAAATAACCTGTTTGATATTTTTGGACCTAACTCTGATAAAGCTAAAACTAGTTCAACTAAATTAGGTATTGTAATTGACTTAATTGAAAAGTTACAAAAAGAATATGAAAATATTTTGATTTATCCTATTAGTATGCACTTATCAGGTCAATTTCAAGCACTTAAAGTTCTTGAAAAAGATTATTCTAATTTACATATTGTTAAATCTCTTAATATATCTCAGTTGATAGTACTAGAACTTCTTGAATTTGAAAAGAAACTTAATGAAGGCGGTAATTTACAGGAATTATTATTAAGTCTTGATCAACCAAAAAAACAAAGCATTTCATTAATGCCTAAATATAATGACTTTTTAGTTAAAGGTGGTAGACTTTCGCCAGGTGCAGCAACATTAGCCAAACTCTTTAAAATCATTCCAATCATAAAATTTGAAGAAGGTAAATTACTTAAAGAAGGTAAAGGAAGGGTTTTCATGAAAACGGTCCTTAACATTCTAAAAGAAAAACATGATGCTTTAGTAAAAAATAAGCATGTTAAAGAGTTTGAGTTAATTCTTCTTCATTCAAATAATAGTGAAATTGATTTTATAGAAGAAGAGGCAACAAAAATTTATAATCAAAAACCAAAAATTTTAAAAATTCCAAGCACTGTTTCCATACACACAGGTCCAGAGGCAATTGTGATAATCACATTACCTTATAAATCAAATGTTTTGGATAAACTTTATTAA
- a CDS encoding DNA gyrase/topoisomerase IV subunit B: protein MAADNNTYTAKNITQLKGLEAVRKRPGMYIGSTDVNGLHHLVWEIVDNSIDESLAGYANKIILTLKEDGSVIIEDNGRGIPVGKVDATRSAVELVFTELHAGGKFNEGAYKTSGGLHGVGSSVVNALSTKLMVTVYRDGFEYLTEFKQDKIIQKTHKVGPTRKVGTIVQFWPDYDFFKQAKLNYEVISERLKESSFLISGLEIKIIDEKTKSEEIFKHVDGIAAFLGFLNDSKNAITQPITFSDVKKEIEVDFGFQYTDSYNELIVSFVNNVKTRDGGTHETGLKTALTKVFNDFGTDEGVLKNRNVFDPSDIREGLTVILSLKVPEKHLEFVGQTKDKLGTPEAKNIVEELVTKHLKLWIAENKQLAKKVLEKIKRAYEIRNEEKKQRQELRKTKSILKDKPILSDKLTPAQSKKPEEKELFLVEGDSAGGSAKSGRDRRYQAILPLRGKVINVEKSKLIDILKNTEIGTIINSIGAGYGKEFDLTKAQYGKIIIMTDADTDGAHIQILLLTFLYRYMKPLIEDGRVFIALPPLYKALNKSKNVSKYAWDELELKAIISKAGSWEIQRYKGLGEMNADQLWETTMNPETRSIVKVTIDDITLSERRVSTLMGNNASLRKNWIDRHVDFSNEDEFEMINK, encoded by the coding sequence ATGGCAGCAGATAATAACACATATACAGCAAAAAATATAACTCAATTAAAAGGTCTAGAAGCAGTTAGAAAAAGACCAGGAATGTACATTGGTTCAACTGATGTAAATGGTCTTCATCACCTTGTTTGAGAAATAGTTGATAACTCAATAGATGAGTCGTTAGCGGGTTATGCTAACAAAATAATATTAACTTTGAAGGAAGATGGTTCAGTAATTATTGAAGATAATGGTCGTGGAATCCCAGTCGGTAAAGTGGATGCAACTAGAAGTGCAGTGGAGTTAGTTTTCACCGAATTGCATGCTGGTGGAAAGTTTAATGAAGGAGCTTATAAAACAAGTGGTGGGCTTCATGGTGTTGGTTCATCAGTTGTTAATGCACTTTCTACAAAATTAATGGTTACAGTTTATCGTGATGGTTTTGAATATCTAACCGAGTTTAAACAAGATAAAATAATTCAAAAAACACATAAAGTTGGGCCAACAAGAAAAGTTGGAACGATAGTTCAGTTTTGACCAGACTATGATTTTTTCAAACAAGCAAAATTAAATTATGAAGTTATCAGTGAAAGACTTAAAGAAAGCTCGTTTTTAATATCGGGTCTTGAGATAAAAATAATTGATGAAAAAACAAAGAGTGAAGAGATCTTTAAGCATGTTGATGGAATTGCTGCATTTTTAGGATTTTTAAATGATAGTAAAAATGCAATAACACAACCAATAACCTTTTCAGATGTTAAAAAAGAAATTGAAGTAGACTTTGGATTTCAATACACAGACTCATATAATGAGTTAATTGTTAGTTTCGTTAATAATGTTAAAACTAGAGATGGTGGTACTCATGAAACTGGACTTAAAACAGCATTAACAAAAGTATTTAATGATTTTGGTACTGATGAAGGTGTTTTAAAAAATAGAAATGTTTTTGATCCAAGTGATATAAGAGAAGGATTAACTGTTATTCTTTCTCTTAAAGTTCCTGAAAAACACCTTGAATTTGTCGGTCAAACAAAAGATAAGCTAGGGACACCAGAGGCCAAAAATATAGTAGAGGAATTAGTAACAAAACATCTTAAATTATGAATAGCTGAAAATAAACAATTAGCAAAAAAAGTTCTTGAAAAAATAAAGAGAGCTTACGAAATTAGAAACGAAGAAAAAAAGCAAAGACAAGAGTTAAGAAAAACAAAATCTATATTAAAAGACAAGCCTATTTTATCTGATAAATTAACACCTGCACAAAGCAAAAAACCAGAAGAAAAAGAATTGTTTTTAGTAGAGGGTGATTCGGCTGGTGGTAGTGCTAAGAGTGGAAGAGATAGAAGATATCAAGCTATTTTACCACTAAGAGGAAAAGTAATTAATGTTGAAAAATCTAAACTTATTGATATTCTTAAAAATACAGAAATAGGAACAATAATTAACTCGATCGGAGCCGGCTACGGTAAAGAATTTGACTTAACCAAAGCACAATACGGAAAAATTATAATAATGACCGATGCTGATACTGATGGTGCTCATATTCAAATATTATTACTAACTTTCCTATATAGATATATGAAACCACTCATAGAAGATGGAAGAGTTTTTATTGCACTTCCACCTCTTTATAAAGCGCTTAATAAATCTAAAAATGTTTCAAAATATGCTTGAGATGAACTTGAATTAAAAGCCATCATTTCTAAGGCGGGAAGTTGAGAAATTCAACGTTACAAAGGACTTGGTGAAATGAACGCTGACCAACTTTGAGAAACAACAATGAACCCAGAAACGAGAAGTATTGTTAAAGTAACAATTGATGATATTACACTTTCTGAAAGAAGAGTAAGTACATTAATGGGTAACAACGCCTCACTAAGAAAAAACTGAATTGATAGACATGTTGATTTTTCAAACGAAGACGAATTTGAAATGATTAATAAATAA
- a CDS encoding lipoprotein 17-related variable surface protein: protein MKKKILLAGLTALSVIPFSIIAISCNNQNEKDKNEVNKTETPETPETPTPSQPVTPPVKPVDPVVKPKESMPWTVLSPAKVTPKVTEVFDVNKVEVILNSLDLLPSQMTTDGMTKLDPKYFVVNNLSKDVTYTTNLLDFNDDKGEISLELVFMRDNVQTTRKTYSLKANKMPSVFDVYLYNKETLNKLPESFKIDTNTKLEDLRKYANIVFSVNGNAIASEKTLERYTVKFITSKKEANNTISIGYKVVKPPFYTLKSKEGEGSPVESVNVKTITLTTENEINSVASGIKVNDADVHNNVTASHLYWTHKHDSGRNTLSSRFVNNGLITIPTVNSNKVYSPVIVAVTADDKKGELSVQYHLKDSESPYSEPETSEVKTITIPNFKKVSVEFSNDHDGIKDKFHIHYGTRDELAKRFSNIQGFKAWYDDNTKVGKLENYNGGYKPQNLFKVWYNKVNGDITTDNRDISLSEENAPFFEVLEISKEKAKQDNGTENIKVSIKLKVSMQLYGFDQSDFETTIWFWK from the coding sequence ATGAAAAAGAAAATTTTATTAGCAGGATTAACTGCTTTGTCAGTTATCCCATTTTCTATTATTGCAATTTCATGTAATAACCAGAATGAAAAAGATAAAAATGAGGTTAATAAAACCGAAACACCTGAAACACCTGAAACACCTACACCAAGTCAACCAGTTACTCCACCAGTAAAACCAGTTGATCCTGTTGTTAAACCAAAAGAAAGTATGCCTTGAACAGTGTTGTCTCCTGCAAAGGTTACACCTAAAGTTACTGAAGTGTTTGATGTTAATAAAGTTGAAGTTATATTAAACTCTTTAGATTTATTGCCAAGTCAAATGACTACAGATGGAATGACAAAATTAGATCCAAAATATTTTGTTGTTAATAATTTGAGTAAGGATGTGACATATACAACAAACTTATTAGATTTTAATGATGACAAAGGTGAAATTAGTCTTGAATTAGTTTTTATGAGAGATAACGTTCAAACCACAAGAAAAACTTATTCGCTTAAAGCAAATAAGATGCCTTCTGTTTTTGATGTATATTTATACAATAAAGAAACACTTAATAAATTACCGGAATCATTTAAGATAGACACTAATACAAAATTGGAAGATTTAAGAAAATATGCAAACATAGTTTTTAGTGTAAATGGGAATGCTATAGCATCAGAAAAAACACTTGAAAGATACACTGTAAAATTTATAACATCAAAAAAAGAAGCAAACAATACAATATCAATTGGTTACAAAGTTGTTAAACCTCCTTTCTATACTTTAAAAAGTAAAGAAGGTGAAGGAAGTCCTGTTGAAAGTGTAAATGTTAAAACCATTACTCTCACAACCGAAAATGAAATAAATTCAGTTGCAAGCGGGATAAAGGTTAATGATGCCGATGTACACAATAATGTAACTGCTTCACATTTATATTGAACTCATAAACACGACTCAGGTAGAAATACATTGTCATCAAGATTTGTTAATAATGGGTTAATAACAATTCCAACAGTTAATTCTAATAAAGTTTATAGTCCTGTAATAGTTGCAGTGACGGCTGATGATAAAAAAGGTGAGTTATCAGTTCAATACCACCTAAAAGATTCAGAATCTCCTTATAGCGAACCAGAAACATCAGAAGTTAAAACAATAACAATTCCTAATTTTAAAAAAGTTTCAGTTGAATTTAGCAACGATCATGACGGTATAAAAGATAAGTTCCATATACACTATGGAACAAGAGATGAATTAGCTAAAAGATTTTCAAACATTCAAGGATTTAAAGCTTGATATGACGACAACACAAAAGTTGGAAAATTAGAAAATTATAATGGTGGATATAAACCCCAAAATCTATTTAAAGTTTGGTATAACAAAGTAAATGGAGATATAACGACAGATAACCGCGATATTTCTTTATCGGAAGAAAATGCTCCGTTTTTTGAAGTATTAGAAATTTCTAAAGAAAAAGCAAAACAAGATAACGGAACCGAAAATATAAAAGTTTCTATTAAATTAAAAGTAAGTATGCAACTTTACGGATTTGATCAATCAGATTTTGAAACAACAATTTGATTCTGAAAATAA